One window of the Dreissena polymorpha isolate Duluth1 chromosome 5, UMN_Dpol_1.0, whole genome shotgun sequence genome contains the following:
- the LOC127831628 gene encoding uncharacterized protein LOC127831628, with translation MARSPRSATHLVHHLEAHHFLKPSVIPLKTDVPQLAEYLWAQTTAYQKAALQSGYVQGLKSVALNPEGFGGYMVQDSVFCFKAQGNIDIAVTNATDAILRKFLEARSESYKAYYQSLFDTWHIEDASGIKLGTECTEYVNHEHNVATTMNSIYFVVAMIPCAKLWPWIGQQINAIGGSFGVYDEWVKANFNPDSSGVEKYEKLINTAEQDGHIDRKIALDVYTASMKGEAGFFGSIKVK, from the exons ATGGCAAGGAGTCCCCGCAGTGCCACCCATTTGGTTCATCATCTGGAAGCCCACCATTTCCTTAAACCGTCGGTGATACCCCTGAAGACTGACGTTCCGCAGCTGGCCGAGTACCTGTGGGCGCAGACCACTGCATATCAGAAGGCTGCACTACAGTCCGGATATGTACAGGGACTGAAGAGCGTCGCCTTAAATCCGGAAGGATTTG GAGGTTACATGGTACAAGACTCGGTGTTTTGCTTCAAGGCCCAAGGTAACATCGACATCGCCGTCACGAATGCAACTGATGCCATTTTGAGAAAGTTTTTAGAAGCGAGATCCGAATCATACAAAGC ATATTATCAGAGCCTGTTTGACACGTGGCACATCGAAGACGCCTCGGGTATCAAGTTAGGCACGGAATGCACCGAGTACGTGAATCACGAACATAACGTGGCCACTACCATGAACTCCATCTATTTCGTGGTTGCTATGATACCGTGTGCGAAGCTGTGGCCTTGGATTGGACAGCAAATCAACGCAATCGGG GGTTCGTTTGGTGTCTACGATGAATGGGTCAAGGCGAATTTTAACCCCGATTCTTCCGGTGTTGAAAAGTACGAAAAACTGATCAACACTGCCGAACAAGATGGCCATATTGACAGAAAAATAGCGCTCGATGTGTACACCGCAAGTATGAAGGGGGAGGCCGGTTTCTTTGGGTCAATCAAAGTCAAATAA